In Curtobacterium sp. L6-1, a genomic segment contains:
- a CDS encoding metallophosphoesterase, which translates to MTRGRGALGVLAAGAAVGAATAAWGALVERRRFGIRWETVPVLPVGSRDVTVLHLSDIHMAPWQADKQQWIRDLSLVEPDFIVNTGDNLGHETANAAVEYALEPFRGIPGAFVYGSNDVYAPSPRNPAKYLTGPSSLRADAQPAKLDVDRQTAFFESLGWLDLNDHARAVEVRGSRFELFGTSDAHRDWDRLDLLPANVDEMRSEVPWSEDETGPSPVSIGVTHAPYRRVLDAFVTQGADIVFAGHTHGGQVAVPGVGALVTNSDLPRRYASGLHQWQNRTHWSWLNVSAGLGTSIYAPVRFAVRPEAVVVTLTARA; encoded by the coding sequence ATGACGCGCGGCCGCGGTGCCCTCGGCGTCCTCGCCGCCGGTGCCGCGGTCGGAGCCGCCACCGCAGCCTGGGGTGCCCTCGTCGAGCGTCGGCGGTTCGGCATCCGCTGGGAGACGGTCCCGGTCCTGCCGGTCGGCTCCCGCGACGTGACGGTCCTGCACCTGTCCGACATCCACATGGCCCCGTGGCAGGCCGACAAGCAGCAGTGGATCCGCGACCTCAGCCTGGTCGAGCCGGACTTCATCGTGAACACCGGCGACAACCTGGGCCATGAGACCGCGAACGCCGCGGTCGAGTACGCCCTCGAACCGTTCCGCGGCATCCCCGGTGCCTTCGTCTACGGGTCGAACGACGTCTACGCGCCGTCGCCCCGGAACCCGGCGAAGTACCTCACCGGTCCGAGCAGCCTGCGCGCGGACGCCCAGCCGGCGAAGCTCGACGTGGACCGGCAGACGGCGTTCTTCGAGTCGCTCGGCTGGCTCGACCTCAACGACCACGCCCGCGCCGTCGAGGTCCGTGGCTCCCGCTTCGAGCTGTTCGGCACGTCCGACGCGCACCGAGACTGGGACCGTCTCGACCTCCTGCCGGCGAACGTCGACGAGATGCGCTCCGAGGTGCCCTGGTCCGAGGACGAGACCGGCCCCTCCCCCGTGTCCATCGGCGTGACACACGCGCCGTACCGACGTGTGCTCGACGCCTTCGTGACGCAGGGCGCCGACATCGTGTTCGCCGGGCACACGCACGGCGGCCAGGTCGCGGTCCCCGGGGTCGGCGCACTCGTGACGAACTCGGACCTGCCGCGCCGGTACGCGAGCGGCCTGCACCAGTGGCAGAACCGGACGCACTGGTCCTGGCTGAACGTCTCCGCCGGACTCGGGACGTCGATCTACGCCCCGGTGCGGTTCGCCGTCCGGCCCGAAGCGGTCGTCGTCACCCTGACCGCCCGGGCCTGA